A single Bifidobacterium asteroides DNA region contains:
- the sepH gene encoding septation protein SepH, whose product MSENGTRVASFDHVDDRGDLVFVCDHRHFAVRVDDALDRAILEAKQVKEEEDVDPQTGKSKPLPVSAIQAAVRAGARPEQVAQQYAVNEALVRRFAAPVETEKKYAIEQFLTMPAPKGSGGRNYQELIGKVLARAGVSLTQVSWQATRRGYEPWNINGVFTLDKRIFNARWAWNMHDNTVTCLNGAARMLLDNSTDDHGQDRPAEAIDDQTDRRPPSQKDTFTQIEEEDAGSEGQESGERQAALTAWLYGKPKESQERTAEREPSHPSAELTEDPDTAEHPPIRDNESTMVLPVQNHGQGQADQEQPRQEDPGDDARQDEQEDQPKEGRRSKRAKKHSGRSAVPSWDEILFGK is encoded by the coding sequence ATGTCTGAGAATGGGACCAGGGTGGCCAGCTTTGACCATGTCGACGACAGGGGCGATCTGGTCTTCGTCTGTGACCACCGGCACTTCGCCGTAAGGGTCGACGATGCGCTTGATCGCGCCATTCTTGAGGCCAAGCAGGTCAAGGAGGAAGAGGACGTGGACCCCCAGACCGGCAAGTCCAAGCCCCTGCCCGTCTCGGCCATTCAGGCGGCTGTGCGCGCCGGTGCCCGCCCCGAGCAGGTGGCTCAGCAATACGCTGTCAACGAAGCGCTGGTACGGCGTTTCGCGGCTCCCGTGGAAACCGAGAAGAAGTACGCCATCGAGCAGTTCCTGACCATGCCGGCGCCCAAGGGGTCGGGCGGGCGAAACTATCAGGAACTGATCGGCAAGGTGCTGGCCCGTGCGGGGGTCAGCCTGACACAGGTTTCCTGGCAGGCCACCAGACGAGGGTACGAACCCTGGAACATCAACGGCGTGTTTACGCTGGACAAACGGATTTTCAACGCCCGCTGGGCATGGAACATGCATGACAACACGGTGACCTGCCTGAACGGGGCGGCAAGGATGCTGCTGGACAATTCCACGGACGACCATGGGCAGGATCGGCCTGCTGAAGCGATTGACGATCAGACCGACAGGCGGCCTCCAAGCCAGAAGGATACCTTTACCCAAATAGAAGAAGAGGATGCCGGATCGGAGGGCCAGGAGAGCGGTGAACGCCAGGCGGCACTCACGGCCTGGCTCTATGGCAAGCCCAAGGAGAGCCAGGAGCGGACAGCCGAGCGGGAGCCCAGCCACCCCAGTGCAGAACTGACCGAGGACCCTGACACGGCCGAGCATCCTCCCATCAGAGACAACGAATCCACCATGGTCCTGCCCGTGCAGAACCATGGGCAGGGCCAGGCGGACCAGGAGCAGCCCCGGCAAGAGGATCCAGGCGATGATGCCAGACAGGACGAGCAGGAGGATCAGCCCAAGGAGGGCCGCCGCAGCAAGCGGGCCAAAAAACACTCCGGACGGTCGGCCGTGCCCAGCTGGGATGAGATCCTCTTCGGCAAGTAG